In Rattus rattus isolate New Zealand chromosome 3, Rrattus_CSIRO_v1, whole genome shotgun sequence, one genomic interval encodes:
- the Wdr70 gene encoding WD repeat-containing protein 70 isoform X1, producing the protein MEHSGPSEVTGADTAGPDPQLAVTMGFTGFGKKARTFDLEAMFEQTRRTAVERSRKTLAEPVFGRLGQRWLSPLLVDPDSIEHCDIH; encoded by the exons TGACAGGCGCTGACACGGCGGGACCCGACCCTCAGCTGGCGGTCACCATGGGCTTTACAGGATTCG GGAAGAAAGCGCGCACGTTTGACTTGGAGGCCATGTTTGAGCAGACTCGAAGGACAGCGGTGGAAAGGAGCCGGAAAACACTGG CGGAACCAGTATTTGGAAGGCTGGGCCAGAGGTGGCTGTCACCATTGCTTGTTGACCCAGACAGTATAGAACATTGTGACATACACTGA